AATAATTGCAAATGAGTTCTTAAATCATGGTTTATGAGACATGATTTTGTATTTCTTGACTCTCCCCTGCCTCAAAAGACATGAGACTGAAAAAGAATACTGACAGCCTATGCCAACCAAACCTCATTATTGAGAGGACAGAAGGAATATTTTTCCAACATCTCAAGCCTAGCTATGAAAAAGCGCCTTCCAGTAGCACCTCTGGAAGGAGCTTGGTATGGGTCTCCTGAGGACTGGGGACACAGTGGACTGGTGTCACATTCACAACGTGAAACAAGGAGATGTCAGTAACAGCCTAATGAGTGGGAGAGAAGCCTAAGTAGAGAAACACAGGACGCCCATTCTAGCCTCTTTGTATAGCAGGCAACCTGTGTTAAGTAAGAGTGGAGAGAAGATAGAACTTTAAAGttgacagcattttttttcttattgcactGAATTGCACATGTAATTACTGAACTGAGGTGTTTTCATGACTAGAAGATGGACCTAAGATCAACTAGTAAAGTGCCAAGATTTGCCCGAgattttttccaaatgtaagaaaGAAACAATTCTTCAGAGCAGTTTTTAATAGGCAGTcagtaaaaagaataaagcttgTATTTGTTAAATAGTATCTCACATGTCCTTTTGAGGGTGTACATACATGTAAATATTCTTATACAGGCATAGAATTCTGTAGAAACATATACAAGAGAATAGTAACAGTAATTGCctatggagaaggaaaagaagggataAGATGGAAGAGGCATCTTCACTGTCCATTCTTTGGACTCCAAATTGTTTATTTTGGgcatttattatttaagaaaaattgatTAGGTCACTGGCATTCTGCAGCAGCTCTGATGTTTCTTTATAAACAtcaattataaattatgtaatcTTGTTGAAAAGTAGCGAGTTCTGATCAACAGAATACTAATAAAAGGAGCTAGCTAGAAAGTTTGAAGATcctgaatttgcattttctttgaaaCCTGAACTACTTATCTAGGGGAttgaaaattggaaaaaaaagttatcatttcACAGATTTATTTTGTGGTTGAAATTTTCTGTCATGAATACAGCTAACATATAGATTTTGCCAAAACAAGAGTTTTACTTCTACTCACTTATGCGATTACGTAACTACTACCAGTACCACCACCAATGACAAATACAGACAGATGATACTTTTCAGGTTTACAGGAGGATACTTTACAGGTTATTTATCCTTGACTTACTCTTACTTAAACTAACAATTAACCTGAAAGTTCATGCTGTGTTATAATCACGATAAAAATATCAGTCAGTAAGAAAAGTACCCCATGTTTTTCCTACAAATTTTTGCAAAGCACTGGGGTACAAAGATTGCTCTGAAATTATATGAATTAATacattttgcagtttttttctgcagacatattaaatttaattcatGGGAAATTTTCTACAACATTATACTATTGATATGCACTGGGGAAATTCATCCcaattactgtttttaatttaatgaattacTCTTGCCATGActatattttgttgttattttgtttaggTTTATAGGACACTAATGCCTCAGGGTTGTTCGCTCACAGTGGAGGACTCTATCTTGATTATCAAAGTTAAAATGCTCTTACTTCTTAGAgtcaaaataatagataaaaataatttactgataTGGCAGTCAACTTTCTCCAGTTATCCACAGAATCTATGTCCTTTTGAGTTGACTTTAATTTTCCTCTGGAATAATGTCCAACTCTGTTTATAAGAATTCCACTGTGATCTCCTGTGTTCCACGGATTAGCAAACTAATGACCCTGCCTAATCATTGCTAATGTTGTCCTATTATCCCCATATCACCAAGATTTTTTTCAGCTTCCCTCATGTTGCTTATTTCTGTAAAGGAAAAATCATGGACTAGTGAAAATAATATACaagaaattctgaaatattttcctttatagcaAGTGCatataaatgaatttcatattttcccaattttaatTATTACTGAATTGTGCACACAATCTTAAGATGTTGACTCATGATCTTTCAACAGTTTTTGCATCCCTTCAAGATCCAAGGTTCTAGGTTACAAAACCACTGGTATAAAAAACATGGGCTTCATGGTCTAAGATCATGGTTTCATGCTGGTCTGGCACTCAGGAGCTTGAGCTAATGTCTTAACCTCTTATggcctcattttctcatctataaaattaggGCCATATGCCCTGATTTAAAGTATGTTGCTGAGAGAATTAAAACCAGTGGGACATATAAAGTACtggtattcagtaaatgttattttgcatcattttacatATGCACCGCATTAAATCCCCATAGCAAACTTGTAAGTGGGTAATATTAGTCTCCTAATTAAGAAAAGTGAAAGtggcagaaatattttcttccttctctccccacttTTTTTGTCTGGAAGGCTTTTATTTTACTGCAGTATTTTCTGCACCTAGAACAGTATTGGTGTATAGTAGtcacttaaatatttgttgaatgagtgatgTAGAGAGGGTTCAAAAAGCCATTGGAGAATGTCATGGCTTGACTGGTTTGAATTGTAATACTTTAAATCAAAGATCAATGGAAACATTAATAGGAAAGATCTTAACATCAATTTTCTTCCAGGAGAATTTAAACATAAACGCATGCACGTAGATAAGCATATGCTTTAGAAATTCTCCCATTCCCTTCTCTAAACCTCAAGCCACTCTCTCTGCCACCCTCCCCTAAAAATGAtagattaaagaaaaagtaaacacacTGTGTCCATGGGCCTTTTTCTCTCATCCAAATGCTCAGATCCTAAATTTTagagtctttctcttttttttatttttttatttttatttattttattttattattatactttaggttttagggtacatgtgcacaatctgcaggtttgtaacatatgtatccatgggccatgttagtttgctgcacccattaactcgtcatttagcattaggtatatctcctaatgctgtccctcccccctccccccaccccacaacagtccccagagtgtgatgttccccttcctgtgtccatgagttctcattgttcaattcccacctatgagtgagaacacatggtgtttggtttttttgtccttgcgatagtttactgagaatgatgttttccagtttcatccatgtccctacaaaggacatgaactcatcattttttatggctgcatagtattccatggtgtatatgtgccacattttcttaatccagtctatcattgttggacatttgggttggttccaagtctttgctattgtgaatagtgccgcaataaacatacgtgtgcatgtgtctttatagcagcatgatttatagtcctttgggtatatacccagtaatgggatggctgggtcaaatggtatttctagttctagatccctgaggaatcgccacactgacttccacaatgggtgaactagtttacagtcccaccaacagtgtaaaagtgttcctgtttttccacatcctctccagcacctgttgtttcctgactttttaatgatggccattctaactgttgtgagatggtatctcattgtggttttgatttgcatttctctgaatggccagtgatgatgagtattttttcatgtgttttttggctgcataaatgtcttcttttgaaaagtgtctgttcatgtccttcactcactttttgatggggttgtttgttcttttcttgtaaatttgtttgagttcattgtagattctggatattagccctttgtcagatgagtaggttgcaaaaattttctcccattctgtaggttgcctgttcactctgatggtagtttcttttgctgtgcagaagctctttagcttaattagatcccatttgtcaattttgacttttattgccattgcttttggtgttttagacatgaagtccttgcccatgcctatgtcctgaatggtattgcctaggttttcttctagagtttttatggttttaggtctaacttgtaaatctttaatccatcttgaattaatttttgtataaggtgtaaggaagggatccagtttcagctttctacatatggctagccagttttcccagcaccatttgttaaatagggaatcctttccccattgcttgtttttgtcaagtttgtcaaagatcagatagttgtagatatgtggcattatttctgagggctctgttctgttccattgatagaGTCTTTCTCGAATCATCTTTTTCTCATTGCTTCCCATTGTCTCCACTGCTATTATCCCTTTAAGCCACAATCAGTTCTTGCCTAAAATATGGCCAATTGTCTGCTAACTGGTTTCCCTCTTCCAAATTTGACCTGCGACAATCTTTATTTCCAAATCAGCTACAGTGCAATGGACTGGATTGTCTCCCTGctaaattcatatgctgaaacctTAACACCTAATGTGAGATAGGGACTTATGGAAGTAACTCAGATTTAATGAGGTCACAAGGGGAGGGCCCTGATCTGATAGGATCCTTATGAGAAGACACACCAAAGATGTTGTTTTCTCTCCACCctatgaggacacagggagaaagtggctgtctgcaagccaggaaggaagccctcaccagatTCTGACCATATTGGCATgctcatcttggacttccagcttccaggactatgagaaaataaatgtctgttgttcaagccacccaGTATGTAgcattttgttatggaagcccaaGCCAACTAATATGCtgagaaattcttttaaaaacctaAGTCACACCATGACAATCTTCCGAGTAGAACCCTCCAATGGCTCTCCAGTCTTAATCCTAGCAATTGCCTTCAGGAGCCTTTAGTTTCCGGCTCCTTTCCTTTATAACCCCATTTCCTACTACGTTCCCCACCCATCATTCCTTTCATCCACACTGGCCAATGACCTAAttcttgaacccatgaggcatgTTTCCATCTCAGGGCCCTGTACTAGCTGCTCTTTCTAGAACAGCATTTGCTGATACTAGTATGGTTCACTCCTCACTTCCTTCAAACCTTTGCTAGAAGAATGTAATCCTTTCAATAAGCATTGCAAACAACACTcctcacctgcccccacccccaccaaataCACTGCACTGATGATCTTCACTTctccagctgtttttttttccccgtgTGCTTATCCCCTTCTAACACATCATATAATTTACTacaatgattatattttattgtctgtctccctgtTAGAGTGCAAACTTTTGTTTGCTTGGTTCATTAAGTATCCTGAGCACTTAGAACACAGCCTAACATATAAAAGGCACTCAATAAAATTCATTAAGTAAAACTGACTAAGAGGACAGCAGCCTAGGTTCCAGTCCCAATACTGCCCCTACCATGCTATATAACTTTCGCTTTATGTCTGTTTCCTTGTGTGTAATATAAAAGCTTTGGATCATATTAGATAGCCTACTTTCCATGGCTCTGACTCAGTCCTTTCTCATCTGTaggctgttttgttcactgccagTCTTACTCCACCTTTCCTCTGGCCCAGACTGCTCCACCTTTCATTAAGTATACTCTCTTTCCCACAGCCTCCTTCCTTGGTTCATAATGTTGATAATCAGTAAGTACTgaataaattgaaattattttgattCACTCACAAAAAACCATACAGACACTTTCTGACGGGATTATGTCTTTTGGTGTTAACTGGTCTCTAGCTCTAATTTCTAATCCTAAAATCTATGCTGTAATactataagaatttaaaaaatatcaacctAGGATTTCTATGATGCATTCTCGAACAGcgtatttattacttatttacaCAAAAAACTGTCACTTCAACTTACATAAAATTGAGCacctcactttttaaatattcagtatcGGTTTAAAGATCTCAAGTTTTTATATCCTCCTTTTGTTAACAATGTAGAAAGGATATTTTAGATTCCACTAGGAACTTCTCACAGAAGATATTATTAATGAAACcaagtattgtattttatttctaaaggtCAGTTTAATAGACTTGCAATTTCAAAGTTAAACCGTACCATctgttttaacttaaaaatatacagttggccgggcgcggtggctcacgcttgtaatcccagcactttgggaggccaaggcgggcggatcacgaggtcaggagatcgagaccacagtgaaaccccgtctctactaaaaatacaaaaaaaaaaaaaaaaaaattagccgggtgtggtggtgggcgcctgtagtcccagctactcagagaggctgaggcaggaaaatggcgtgaacccgggagggggagcttgcagtgagccgagattgcgccactgcactccagcctgggcaacagagtgagactctgtcccaaaaaaaaaaaaatttatatatatatatatatatatatatagttataaattCTTTTTAGCAACAAGACATTTGTGTTTTAATACCCTGAAGAATTATTACAATAAATCCAAATTAATATTCCAGTTCCTAATTACAGAAGAGTGAATCAATAAATTAGATTACCCGAAATGAGACTTCGGTGATTATTTTTTTAGCAGATATTTAGTGAGCACCCATTACGCACAAGTATTAATTTGTTGctgaagattaaaaattaaatcagtcCCGTTTTAAGAGGCTCACAGATTAGTAAGAATAACTCGTGTTGAATTTATAATGGGTTTTAAAACGAGGCAAAATTTAAACACAATTCTTTAAcagttttatttcccttttctttctgtcttccccaGTTAAATCCAAGTAAAAATACACCCccctttcaaaataaatatcattaaacaAATTATCTGCATTTAGCACAGAAAAATATATGGAATTATTTTCCCAAAGATGAGTAGTAGGTCACGAGTGATGCTTGCATAATTTTTAATCAAGTATACTGAAAAACATGCTAGTACTGtattttcaaaagtaagtttctattCCTAgaactaaaacagaaaagaagtgtTGTTAGATACATAAATGAAGccaataaatttaaccaagggcTTGCCATTTTCCTGCAGGATGTTCCTAAATAGTTCCTGGCAAGGGAAGTTGCCGTATGGCTACAAGTAACCTAGGTGGCAGCATCTCCTCCCAGAGTAAGGCCTAAGCACACAAGTTCTTCCTTCCATCTACAGACGCAGGAAACCGCTACTGGAGAAGTTATATGATTGGCTAAACCGTGAATGACGCAACATAACCCACGCCCACTGAGAATCGGCCTTTCCCAGACTGGCTCAGATTCCGCTTTCCGATTGGTCCCTACAGCAAGAGGGGCGGGACAATTGCTTAAGTTGACCTCCGGGTCCTGAATCGCGGGCAAAGATGGCGGCGGCCAGGTGGTGGAGGCCTTTGCTACGCGGTCCGAGGCTTTCATTGCACACCGCGGCTAATGCCGCCGCCACGGCTACAGAAACGACCTGCCAAGACGTCGCGGCGACCCCCGTCGCGCGGTACCCGCCGATTGTGGCCTCCATGACAGCCAAAAGCAAGGCGGCACGGCTGCGGCGGATCGAGCGCTGGCAGGCGACGGTGCACGCTGCGGAGTCGGTAGACGAGAAGCTGCAAATCCTCACCAAGATGCAGTTTATGAAGTACATGGTTTACCCGCAGACCTTCGCGCTGAACGCCGACCGCTGGTACCAGTACTTCACCAAGACCGTGTTCCTGTCGGGTCTGCCGCCGCCCCCAGCGGAGCCCGAGCCCGAGCCGGAGCCCGAACCCGCGCTGGACTTCGCGGCGCTGCGTGCGGTCGCCTGCGACTGCCTGCTGCAGGAGCACTTCTACCTGCGGCGCAAGCGGCGCGTGTACCGTTCCGAGGAGAGCGAGGTCATATCTTTGCCCTTCCTGGATCAGCTGGTGTCAACCCTCGTGGGCCTCCTCAGCCTGCACAACCCGACCCTGGCCGCCGCCGCCCTCGGTGAGCCTTGGATGCCCCAGGGCGGAAGGGAGAGATGGGGATTGTACTGGGTTACTCTGCCGCAGATTTACCCCTcgtcatttctttctctctgctttgtTCATGTTTTCCTAGTGCTTTCGCTCCTATCTGGTGTGGCCTGGTTTTTTAACAGTCACTGCGTTAGGAATCTAGAGACTAGGTGTGTGTGGCTGCGCTGACACCTACCAGCTCTTCGACTCTGAAAGCCTGAGCTCTCCAGGATTCCAGTCCTGGGCTCTACTTTGTGAGTGTTAGCCAAATGGAAGAGCAGTGGTGATGAAGAGAAACGCCACTTGAGAGTAGGGAGGGCCAGGTTTCCTTTTGGCTGTTCCACCAGAAAGCTGTGTGACCATGTGTCACATGGCTGAGTAGTAACTTCtttttaccttaattttaaatttaatatgtctttttctttagtaacttcttttttgcttaatttttcgcGTTTTACGGTAGTAGTTCTTTGTCGTAcaattgtgaagattaaatgaagtatTAACTAAGATACCTAACGTTTACTCATTATTTATGTGCTAGGCCCTGTTCTAAATTTTATATGTGCCAACttattaatcctcacaataaccgtTCACGACAGGTAGCAATGTTTtggtaaatgaaaaaaagacaaaaatgtaacAAACTGAGGCGTAGAAACGTTAAATGTGTCTGCCTGACACCCTGTAGCTAACAGATTAGGGGGGTCAAACTTCAAACTCCCAGTCCAAGTTCCTAGTGAAAAATCAGCAGCTTCCGTGTAACTGTTTACGGCGGACATGAAAAGTAATTAAcgtataaataattttaaaaattactgtcttTGACGCGTTCATCATTTTCTATCTTCTACCAAGTGGATgtcttaatatttattgaaataatgttAGGACTGTAGATGTGTGCTCAACCTAGCCTTGTGCGCATGTTTTTTCCCTTCCCCAGTTGAGAAAGAAGTGGTCTTGAGGAAAGCGTCATGGACTTAGACGACTACTGATGGATGGcctagaaaacctatttaacttTGTCAAGACCCAGGTTCCTCTTCTATGAAATAGAGATAATGAAAAGTATGCATACTTTTGGGAGTTATTGTGAAAATTGAATTGGATGTTTATAAAATAgccctatttttatttatggtgAATGATATTCTTGTTAATCTTATTTTCTGTTACTCCTAGTGAGGAATCTCTTTGGTTAATGTTCATTGTAATGATGGCACAAGTagacaataaatgtttgaatgttATATTTAAGTCATAATAGTTAAATTACCACATAACCCAGACTCTTACCTCAATCATTCTTAAGTTATCATTTGCTAAGTTAGTACTCTTTAGTGTCCTAATAGTAACCAAATTTATTTAGATGATCagatgaaaaaaattttgaatatcTTTTTGATAGATTATAGATGCCCAGTTCATTTTTACTGGGTGCGTGGTGAAGAAATCATTCCTTGTGGTCATCGGAAAGGTCGAATTGATAACTTGCGATACCAGATAGATGATAAACCAAACAACCAGATTCGAATATCCAAGCAACTCGCAGAGGTAAGGATTTATTGTGATTATTATCTATTGATATCTCATGTAAGATCTGTCATAGGCGGGTTGAGTAATAGTAGAATAAAATGTTTCAGGTGGATCTCTTGCCTTTCAAGTTTCCTTTTTGAAGACATCACCTCTCAAAaatctttttagctttttaaatattctttggtATACTCCATAAAGGTCAGATAACCATTTTAACAATAACGGGTTAAGGTGTCATTTTGCCTGACCATGCAGATCTATATGTTTCTCTtaatataaaaattctgaaatagtTTATGATTGTAATTTGTGATTGTAATTTACTAGACTATTCATAAATCAAGGAAGTTTAACAGTTATCAGCTGGGCCATTTTACATATTTGCAGTTCTTTTGGAGAAAAGCAAGTATATTTTGAGTATTGTCTATGCTTTCATGTCAGGGGTTGACACgctttttctgtaaagatctGGATAGTTAATAATTTAGGCTGTACAGGCCGTAAGTCTCTGTTGCAAGTGTTCAGCTCTGCTCTTAACAGCGCAAAGCGCCATACacaatttataaatgaatatgTGTGGGCTGTGTTCCATTAAAACTTTACTTGTAAAAACAGGGGCTTGCTCGATTTGGCCCATCATTCGATGATAGTATTATCAAATCATTTTGTGAAACCAcctcattttaagatttttaaatctaATGAGTGTGAGTAAAATACATACTAATGTTGCTGTGAATTTagtatgtcttttctttttctttaagtttgtGCCATTGGATTATTCTGTTCCTATAGAAATCCCCACTATAAAATGTAAACCAGACAAACTTCCATTATTCAAACGGCAGTATGAAAACCGCATATTTGTTGGTAAGTTTCTCTTTTGACATATTGTACCATAAATGTGTTCCAAGTGTCCTATGCAAATTTGGAGTATTGACTACAATGAGGAATTAATTCTTGAAGACCGGGAGGTTTACATAGTCCATGAGCAATATAATTCGTAATCTCAGGTTATTGCAACGTGCATAAAcactggaaagaaaatattaagttcattatttgaaattttacttgTTTCTGCCAAAATAGAAGTATTAAACTTTAGAAAATAGACTTTGTTGACTTATtagatagaaaaattaatttgtgtttttttaaaagtaaaaacttttagAACTGGACTGGAGATAGCAATTGGCTTTTTTAAGTGTCCTATTTGTGCCATGCATGGTGGTAAGATGAGGAATTCACAAATTCATAATGCCTGATGTCTGCCCTCCCTCATGCAGCTTattcttttgccattttttcttcctttgttaatTCCTACCCAATGTGAAGAAGTCTTAAGAAGGTTTTATACCAGCCCTCCAGCCCTATTTTATCAGCCTCTTCTCAGTCACTGTGGTCATAGGGAGTGACCTGCAAGGAActttttgttgaaaagactaccaCTAAAATCAAGAATGTCAGCATTTCATGAAATGttgctacttattttttttttttttacttagaaaagtagtgtaaaaatcatttttaaaaattagcaaagtgtgtaattatttcattaaataagtaAAGTCTTGAAGTGGTTGTATCCTCTTAGTTAATATGACAAGGAGACAACCATAGCTAATCATGACTGAGGGATTTGAGAAAACAGatcatagaaattttaaataacttttctataTATTCTTTCAACTTCTTCCATGTTATGAGGGGCTTTATGATAGCCAGCAGATTGAGAAATTATGCTTTCctgtgaaatttaattttattatgatcCGTAAGATATATAAGTAAACTAATATTCCTACTTACATATTTAGAGTACTGAGAATATGAtgtataaagaaggaaaaaaaggctcAAATACTAAAATATGTGCTCCAGATGTTCTACATGTTTGTttcatctgaaatatttttattttgctcttcagGCTCAAAAATTGCAGATCCTTGCTGTTACGGTCACACCCAGTTTCATCTGTTACCTGACAAATTAAGTAGGGAAAGGCTTTTGAGACAAAACCGTGCTGATCAGATAGAAGTTGTTTTTAGAGCTAATGCTATCGCAAGCCTTTTTGCGTGGACTGGAGCGCAAGCTATGTATCAAGGTAAAAACtaattttatagcattttctTTGAAGGTATTTGTAACATTCTAAGAATATAAtggttaaaattttttctttgggtTAAAACATAGGTTGaatcttaacatttttaaacttttgcatTGGCACAAACTACAGTTGTTTTAAAATCCTTGTTTAAATACCATACAGTTGAAATCTGACACTGAGGtagttgtttttatcttttactttgaCCATATCCTGTGTGAATGTACTTTTGCTCGCATTTCAAAGACTGTAGCCAACTAAGTCAGCCCTTTCTAGATAATAGCTTTCTGCAGGTACAAAAGGTAATGATTTTgtggattaaatatttatattacatcaATGGCTATCCTACCTGATTTCTTTAAAGGTTATATCCAGGATTTGGATTAGGagattgttcattcattcaataaacagtaACTGCTTTTTTATATGCTATGCTCTGTTCAAGATGCAGTGTTGAGTGAAACAGATCCTGCTTTCTTAGAGCTTATCTTAtagtgggggcggggggtggtaAAAGATAATAAGCATGTAATGTTTATAACTAGTGGTAATACTATGGGGAAAATACTTTAGCataaagagtagaatgatttatagggGGGCAGGTATAAATGAGGTATGGAGAAGAATCTATTTTTACAAAGTCATTCAGGGGAGGTCCCTAAAAATGACTTATTCTAAGACCTGAATGGCGAGGAGCTGCCTATGCACAAATCTGGGTAAAGACACTTCCGGGCAAAAGGATCAGCAAGTAAAAGTCCCTGAGGTGGGAACAGGCCTGAAATATTTAGGAACAACATGAAGGGTAATGAAGAGTGGGACAAGGAGAATGATGTAGAAGGAGATAGTGGAAGCCAGAGGCTATGTCTTCCAGGACTATTAGAGCTCATTTTGGggcatttggattttattctaaaaccTGAAGTAATGTAATATGAAGTAGATTAACACTATGTGAATATCCAAGAGGAATTTTACTACATATTTGATTACTaggctcatctttttttttaacatatatatgtattttaaccTTATACTCAAAATTGACTTAGATTTCTATAATAGAATTGAATAGAGAAAGTGGGAGTAGGAGTAGATGGAATTAGACAAAGTAAGAAGTAACTGTCTTGAAGATGGTAGAATGGCACTGTTTACTTTTGAAAGATAAAGTACTtctttttacaataaaattaattcCGTATGTTAACAGTATTATTCATTTGCTATCTCcattaaaaatgacataaaatacgTGTGGAGAAATAAAGCTACTGCTTGGCCTTGGTAGTTGGGTAATGACATAGTACCAGATGTAGAAGGCATCTGTGTAGATAGAGTTTGCTGCTCTTAGATGAAGTAAATAAGACTGACGTTGTTGAAAAAGATTAATCATGAGATTGAGGATACTAGAAGGGAGGAAAACATTATTtgtgcagaaataaaatatagggTTAGAATAGAGATGATAAGGAAACTTTGGGGTCTTCAGGGATTTTGTTACATAAAGTATCTAAGTTGTAGGAGGTATTTGATACCCTCTAATGTctaatgtgtttgttttgtttgggtaAGATATATTCTATGTGTAAATTTCAGCATAACTTTCTTCTACAGGATTCTGGAGCGAAGCAGATGTTACTCGAccttttgtctcccaggc
This window of the Nomascus leucogenys isolate Asia chromosome 6, Asia_NLE_v1, whole genome shotgun sequence genome carries:
- the MRPS30 gene encoding 39S ribosomal protein S30, mitochondrial produces the protein MAAARWWRPLLRGPRLSLHTAANAAATATETTCQDVAATPVARYPPIVASMTAKSKAARLRRIERWQATVHAAESVDEKLQILTKMQFMKYMVYPQTFALNADRWYQYFTKTVFLSGLPPPPAEPEPEPEPEPALDFAALRAVACDCLLQEHFYLRRKRRVYRSEESEVISLPFLDQLVSTLVGLLSLHNPTLAAAALDYRCPVHFYWVRGEEIIPCGHRKGRIDNLRYQIDDKPNNQIRISKQLAEFVPLDYSVPIEIPTIKCKPDKLPLFKRQYENRIFVGSKIADPCCYGHTQFHLLPDKLSRERLLRQNRADQIEVVFRANAIASLFAWTGAQAMYQGFWSEADVTRPFVSQAVITDGKYFSFFCYQLNTLALTTQADQNNPRKNICWGTQSKPLYETIEDNDVKGFNDDVLLQIVHFLLNRPKEEKSQLLEN